DNA from Verrucomicrobiales bacterium:
TTGGTGTTTCGTGGACCAGACCGAGCTTACCCGCGAGGCGCCGGATTGGTTGCACCGGGTAGAACAAAGTCACGAGCCACTCATCCGCAAACTCCGACGTCAGTTCTATTCATTGACCCGTGATTGGCTGCGGCAACGACGCCAAACATCCGGATCGGAATTCGATCTCGACGCGGTGGTCGACTCAGAAACCGAGCGGCGATCGGGCCACACTCCGGTCGAAGCTATCTATCTCAACCGAAAGCGCGACCTGCATGACATTGCGGCGCTGGTCTTGCTGGATGTCAGCTATTCCACCGACGCCTGGATCGACAACCGCCGAGTGTTGGATGTCATTCGAGAAACGGTGTTCTGCGTGGGAGAGGTCTTGGAGGATTATGTCGAGCAGTTTGGAATCGCGACCTTCACTTCGAACACCCGGAGGGCGTGCTCATTCGAATTCATCAAACCCCTCGCTGCGCCGTGGCGACAAACGCGAGGGCGGCTAGGCGCCATCGAACCACGCGGCTACACGCGCATGGGACCGGCGCTTCGTCATGCTCAGGAGCAGCTCTTGAACACGCAGGCTAGTCGCAAGATTGTAATCCTCGTCACGGACGGGCGGCCATGCGATTACGACCGCTACGAGGGCCAATATGGACTCATGGATGTGCGCAAAGCGATCGAGACGGGCCAGGCCCAGGGGATTCGAACTCATGCCTTCGCGGTGGAGAAACGTGCCGCCGAGTGTCTGCCGCAAATGTTCACCCGACATCGCTACGATATCGTCCCGCGTCCGGAGATTCTCGGCAGCGTGATGTGCCGGCTGTTTGCAAGGTTACTGGCGGAGTAGTGGAAACACTCGTAACCGTTATTTGAGTCGGCGAAAATGTCCGCTGATCGCATTTCACCGATCTTGTGGGGGGAATACGGGCACCAAAGGGCTATCCTGAGTTATTGTGATCTGACAATGGGAGATGGGTTTTCCCTTGGGTCCCAACTTCGGGCAGGTGGTACTGCTCGCACTGTTCGTTTCCACACGCCAACCCATGCCCGTCCAAGCTGTTGCACATCTCGACACCGCTCGATTGTCCTGTTTTGGGTTAATGTCAGCGTCCAAAGCCGGTGCCAATCGTCTTCCCTTCCAGCTTGCCTTCAAGCTGATCAGCAATCGATCGGCCACGCGCCTTAATGAAGGACTTCAGCGGTACCACCGGTGTGTCACCCAATCCCGGTCCCATCGCGACGGTCATTTTTTCACCACTGGCTGCTTTTTGAAATTCGGCCAGACGCGCTGGCGATTCCTCCTGAATTGGAGCACGAAGAATGGCGGCCAACATGTCCGTTTGCTGATGAATGCGGTCCGGTTGGAGGATCGTTTTGTTAAACTCTGCCAGTCTTGCAAGATAAAGCTTCTGGAATGACTCGCACTTGTAGAGCCGATCCAGAAATCGGTTCTGGCCCGTCCATGGCTTGTGAATGCTCAGATTTTCGCGCTGCTCCTGAGTTCCGCGTGGGAACTGGCCAAAAGGTTGATCCTGATCCCACGGAACAAAATGGAACTTTTGGGTCTTGGGATGGAGGTAGAGGTAGTAATTCTGACCAGGGCCAAGGATGCCGTCCATGTCCACCAACCAGGTCGTCAGCGCCATGTAGCGGGTGACGTTGTCGAGATCCACGTAGTCAGCGACTTTTGCAGCGAAGTCGCTATCGGATGCGGCCGACACGAACTTGCTGAATTCAATGACCCGCCGTTTTTGATCTTCGGTGAGTTCGCCTTTCGGGTCGTAAGTCTGGTTGTAGCTTTTCCACTCGTCACCGAGATTCGAAAAGAGGTTGGGTGTGACGGGTTTGAAGACAGCTCCCTTTCTGACGCCGAAACGTTCTTCAGCGAACGTGTTGCCGACATCCTCGATTAAATCGTAGAGCCCCAAATAGCGTCGATCGTGCTTGCCCGGGACCGTAACGTAAACCTTCGCGTAGGCTGTCTTGGGCGCGGGAACGCCGCCGTCCTGAAAGAGTCGATAAGCAATCGCTTCGTTCATCCCGCTTGGATCTCGCACGGAATTGTGAAGGTTCAGTTGCGACATGCCGGCGAGCTTTTGTCCCTTAACGAACTGATTTAGATCGAGTTTGAGCGATCTCTTCAAACTTTCACGTGAACTTAGGAATGTGCCGTTGCCTTTGTAGCGCACCCCCACGTCTTTGAACCTGTTCGTGCCAAACTCCAAATCCGCTCGCACGTAGTCGTAAACGTATCCAAACGCGGCGGCGATTCCGTTTCGACCTCCCTCCGGGCCTTGGAGAAAACTGCCTCCACGGCGTCCACCGGCTTGGCGATTCTGTTTAGGCTCCATGGCTTCCCATTGTTCCGGCGTGAGGCTCAGATGAACGGTCCAAACATTCGTGAAACGAAAAATGTCGCTTGGCTGCAAACCATTGGTCCCGCTCCCGGCAGAAGACTGTTGTGCGGCTATCGCATTCGAAAGCAGGGCCAGCAAAACCAAGGCATTTGTTATCAATTTCGTGTTCATACAGCATTATCTCGCCTTCACGTCGTAACAGAACAGCGTGTCCTGATCGCGGATGTAGAGCTTGCCATTTGCGATGACCGGGTGAGCCCACGCGGGAAGGCGGGTACGATCGGGTTGCTCGAAGCGACCTCGTTCCAGATATTCCTTGCGACTAGGCTCAATCAAAACGATTGGGCCCTCTTCAGCGCGATAGTATATCCGCCCGTCAGCCACGGCCAGGGAACCTTTCCTCAATCGCCTCTTGTCAGCATCCTTTTCGTTCCAGAGGACCTGTCCAGTTTCAAAGTCCAGTGCGACAGGATAGCCACCGCCATTCCCGCCATTCGCGCCAAAAAGGGCGCCATCGATCAGCACCACGCCGCCGTGATGATTCTCCATATCTCGTGAGAACCATACTTCCTCGGCCTTGATCCCTCCATTTGCCTCTTTGATCAACTTGACCACGCCACCGCCTGCGCCATACGCGGAGGCGGCGAACACGCGGCCGCCATGGTAGAGCGGCGTGGAAATGTTGATGCCCATGCCGTTGGCCGGACGATCATAGCGCCACAAGAACTTCCCATCAGCTGCCGCGACCCCCACGACTGCTTTGCTGGTAAATTGGACATATTGCCGCTGCCCTTCAAAGTCGATGGCGATAGGCGATGAATAGCCGGCACCCGCGTTGTTCCCTCCTCCGCCTCTACCGCCGAAGCCACGGCCGGCACCGCCAGATTGAGGTGCGGGCAAAGCGGCATTCAAACCAGCACGGAGTTTTTCTTCGGTTAAAGTTCCGGTCTTTTCGGCGTCCCATTGATCATACCATTTGGTGAAAGTGTCTTTCAGCTCAACACGGGTCACGGCACCGTCTTTGTCCGTATCGGTCGTCGTAACGAATGCCGGGGCAGTGCTGCGACTGGGACGCCGTTGCGCTGAAGTGTCCGCCCCGGGAGGGTTCTCGGCCCTCGGGACAGCATCATAAAACCGTTCCGCGAACTGCGCTGCGGTTACTTTGCCAGACTTTTCCGGATCGAGGCGATCAAACCACATATCCGCCAAAGCCGTGAACTCGGCCCGCGATACTTTCTGGTCTTTGTTCGCATCGGCCTGGGAGAACATTTGGGGTCCAACGTTGGATGCGATCGAACTCCCTCCGAAACCACCGCGCCCTCCGCCTCCTCCGCTAGGTGCGGCAGGCACATTCGTTCCGCTGTTCGTGCTGGCTGGCAACGCACTTTTCCAAAGGGTCTTGCCCGTTAGCTTGTCCAGCGCGACCAGCATCGCGTCTTGCCCTCCGGGTGTGCAGATGACTTTGTCGCCGTCAACCAGCGGTGATTCGCGAAAGTTCCACATGGGGTTACCTCCACCGAAATCGGTGACGAGGCTTCGTTGCCAAAGCACCTTGCCGTCGGCCGTCTGGAGGCAAGCCACGTTGCCCGCGAGCCCAACCACATAGAGACGATCCCCATCCACCGTCGGGGTGGCACTGGGGCCTTCTTGTGATTGATGAAAATTTTGGCGTAGGGCGGGTGCGACTTTGGCCGCCCAGACTTCCTTTCCGTCCTTTTCCGAGAGCGCCCAGACCAACTCGTCTTCGCCTCGGGTGCTCATGCCGTAAATGCGCCCGTTCGCAATCGACGGCGTGCTGTCGCCACCACCCAGCCCAGCAATTCTCCAAGCGAGCGGCGGACCTTCTTTGGGCCATTCCTTGAGCAGTCCGGTTTCTTTGGAATGTGCGTTGCGGTCTGGTCCTTGCCACTGTGGCCAGTCGTCGGCCAAAGCATTGTATGCAAAGAGACTTGCGGCTAGGTAAAGGCTGGCTCGTGTATTCATAATTGATCCTTAGTAACAAGCGGCGGATTTAGGCTGAGCCCGCAAACTTTTTTTCGAAAGCCGCTCCGCCACGACCTCGACCTTTTGGAGGCAGCCATACCGCCGCAGGTACCATGCAAGTGCTTCAACCGGAGTTAGTCACGGAATGATGGAACCATCAATCAATTCCAGACCTTTCAGCGTTTTTACCGCCAGCCAGTTTCCGTTTTGCGAAAACCGTATTTCTCGGGCCGGATTGGTCAGGCGTTGGAATGAGATAAGTTCCTGTTGGGTAGGCACGTTCCAAAAGCGCAGGGTGCTATCGTCGCTCACTGAAGCGAGGGTTTCACCCTCCGGTGCAAACGCCAGCCAACGAATTCCTTGCGTGTGTCCCCGGCAAATACCGAGCAGTTTTCCGGTTGTAGTGTCCCAAAGCCGGATTGCATTTTCCGGGTCGTTGACCGCCTCAGAGCCGGCGGCCAAAACGCCACCATCGTGCGAAAGCGCTAGTGCGGCAGTAACACTATAGGCAACCCCCATTGAGAACTCCGCATTTCCTGTGCGTGTTCTCCCGTCCCAGCGTTCGAATGACTTATCAAGCAGTGTGACGACTACTCTGCCGTCCCCAGAAAAGAGCGCCGCTTTTCCAGGAAGGCGCATGGGTGGTTCTGCGCTCTCGCGCAAATTCCACCACAAAAGCGAATCTTTCTTACCGGCGGCAACGAAGCTTGAACCGTCCGGGGAAATGAGAGCCCATGACCTGACAATGTCTGGATTGGCCACGTGAACGGATTGCGTCGTCTGTAAGTCCCAAATACGAAATCCACTCGCGATTGGTTCGACCAGCACACGGAGGTCTCCACTGATTGCCGGAGCCAATTTTCCTGGGGAAACCTTGCCCAATTGCAGCAGCGTCTCGGGCTCCCCGGTTTGGAGATTGAATGCGACAACCTTTGAATCGTCATCAATGGCAACCAGAGTTTCACCGTTGCTGGAGAATCTTAGGGGCATCCAGTCGCCTTCATAGAAGGTCTCCTTCGTGACTGGATTGATTGGCCACCGCCGAACTGTGCCATCTTTACCGCCCGTGATCACGGCCGCACTATCGGGTGCGTAGGCCAAAGTCCAGATCTCGGAAGGGTTCCCGTGGAGCGTCTTCACGCGCTGCCCGGTTTTGAAGGACCAAATGCGCACGGAGTGATCCCAGCTGGTAGACGCCAGCAGTTCTCCGCCCGGAGCAAACGCTAACTCCGCGATGGTACCCGTGTGTTCGATGGTGTTCGACTGGGGTGGGATGCTGGTGGCTTTTTCTCCTGTTTCGGCTGCCCAAACGTCGAGAACGAACACGCTGTCGTTCTTAAGCGTGTTTCGAGCGGCGACGACCGATTGTCCGTCTGGAGAGAAGACTAGAGCAGTCCGGTCGCGCATCCAGTAGCCGGAATGGTTGAAGACGCCCTTAGAATCCTTGAACAAGCGAAGGGTTGTAAGGGTCTCCAAATCCCATAGGAGAATCCCCTCACGGGTATCTACCGCAATGGCATTACCAGTTGGGCTCAATGCAAACGGCGGCATGCTGTTAGGAATCTCGGCAACGAGTTTGCCGGTGGAACTGTCCATAACCCGGATCCCTCCCCGTGAATTTGCCGCGAGCAAACGCCCGTCGCGGGAGAAACCAACCGGCGCCGAGCAGTTTGTTAAGGAAAGTGTCTCAGTCCAATCTGAAGATCGCCACACCCGCACACTGTTCTTTCCTGAGGTTGCAAGCAACCCACTGGAGGATAAGGCGACGGAATTCCCAGGTTTCGCCAAAGCCATTATTCGCTCGCCAGTTCTCGGACTGTAGATGTTCACTACATTTCGCAGACCCACGACGATCAACTCCGGCGAGGCGGCGAGTGAAAGGACGCTCGACGTCTCTCTGGCAATAACTTGGTGGTGATCGTCCTCCGCGGCATTCCAGAGATATCTCCATTCAAAACGCTTTTTCCCTTCGGGTTGGTGCCTGGCGAGGAGCTCTTTTGCCCGAGACAAGTTTCCACCGAGAATTGATTGATGGGCCAGATTGACATCGGCCACATACTCATTCAACTCAGCCCGAGCCTTCAGTTGGATAGCGGATTCGCGCTCCCGCTCGGCATTCATGCGCAGAACTGCTTCACGCTTCCGTCCGTCCTCCGCGCGCCGTTCTGCGTTTGTCGCTCGTAACGCCTGCCATCCGCTGACCAGCGTTCCAGCGACCACCACCAGGAAAACTGCGGCAGCAGTCACAAATGCTGTGCGGTGGCGTCGAAAAGCTTTTTGGAACCGATAGGCAACACTTTGTGGACGTGCGATGACAGGTTCATGAACGAGATACCGCTGGAGATCCTCGGCAAGTTGCTGTGCAGTCGCGTAACGTCGGGTGCGGTCCTTCTCGAGACATTTCATCACGATCGAATCGAGATCGCGTTCCACACGCATCGGAGCCGGTTGTGTTGGGGTTTCAGCGACGATGCGTCGCAACCGAGTCGAAGGGGTGGCAGGCTCGACTTCCTGAATCATGCGTCGCATCCCATCAATGCCGGAGTGAGTCAGTTCCTTTCCGTCCAGCGGCGTCACACCTGTTAACAACTCGTAAAGTAAAACTCCGAGCGAGTAGATGTCGCTGCGCGTATCCACATCCGACCCTGTCATCTGCGCCTGTTCCGGGCTGGTGTAAGCCGGAGTTCCGAGGAACGCATGGAAGTTGGTGAGAACCGTCTTTTCGGTGAGGGGCTCCTCGATCGCCTTCGCAATTCCGAAGTCAATTACCTTGGGAGCGGCTTGGCC
Protein-coding regions in this window:
- a CDS encoding CotH kinase family protein, with protein sequence MNTKLITNALVLLALLSNAIAAQQSSAGSGTNGLQPSDIFRFTNVWTVHLSLTPEQWEAMEPKQNRQAGGRRGGSFLQGPEGGRNGIAAAFGYVYDYVRADLEFGTNRFKDVGVRYKGNGTFLSSRESLKRSLKLDLNQFVKGQKLAGMSQLNLHNSVRDPSGMNEAIAYRLFQDGGVPAPKTAYAKVYVTVPGKHDRRYLGLYDLIEDVGNTFAEERFGVRKGAVFKPVTPNLFSNLGDEWKSYNQTYDPKGELTEDQKRRVIEFSKFVSAASDSDFAAKVADYVDLDNVTRYMALTTWLVDMDGILGPGQNYYLYLHPKTQKFHFVPWDQDQPFGQFPRGTQEQRENLSIHKPWTGQNRFLDRLYKCESFQKLYLARLAEFNKTILQPDRIHQQTDMLAAILRAPIQEESPARLAEFQKAASGEKMTVAMGPGLGDTPVVPLKSFIKARGRSIADQLEGKLEGKTIGTGFGR
- a CDS encoding PQQ-binding-like beta-propeller repeat protein, whose protein sequence is MNTRASLYLAASLFAYNALADDWPQWQGPDRNAHSKETGLLKEWPKEGPPLAWRIAGLGGGDSTPSIANGRIYGMSTRGEDELVWALSEKDGKEVWAAKVAPALRQNFHQSQEGPSATPTVDGDRLYVVGLAGNVACLQTADGKVLWQRSLVTDFGGGNPMWNFRESPLVDGDKVICTPGGQDAMLVALDKLTGKTLWKSALPASTNSGTNVPAAPSGGGGGRGGFGGSSIASNVGPQMFSQADANKDQKVSRAEFTALADMWFDRLDPEKSGKVTAAQFAERFYDAVPRAENPPGADTSAQRRPSRSTAPAFVTTTDTDKDGAVTRVELKDTFTKWYDQWDAEKTGTLTEEKLRAGLNAALPAPQSGGAGRGFGGRGGGGNNAGAGYSSPIAIDFEGQRQYVQFTSKAVVGVAAADGKFLWRYDRPANGMGINISTPLYHGGRVFAASAYGAGGGVVKLIKEANGGIKAEEVWFSRDMENHHGGVVLIDGALFGANGGNGGGYPVALDFETGQVLWNEKDADKRRLRKGSLAVADGRIYYRAEEGPIVLIEPSRKEYLERGRFEQPDRTRLPAWAHPVIANGKLYIRDQDTLFCYDVKAR
- a CDS encoding protein kinase encodes the protein MTEEREIFLQALEQPVEARAAFVARLTAHDPKLKESVEALMANDQGDRFLEQGVATLLRDSMETDGTLISGEERIGDCIGRYKIVEKIGEGGFGIVYRAEQTEPVRRHVALKVIRVGMDTKSVVARFEAERQALALMDHPSIARVLDGGATKMGRPFFVMELVRGVRITEYCAVNQVPLEDRLKLFIQLCHAIQHAHQKGIIHRDLKPSNILVTIQDGQAAPKVIDFGIAKAIEEPLTEKTVLTNFHAFLGTPAYTSPEQAQMTGSDVDTRSDIYSLGVLLYELLTGVTPLDGKELTHSGIDGMRRMIQEVEPATPSTRLRRIVAETPTQPAPMRVERDLDSIVMKCLEKDRTRRYATAQQLAEDLQRYLVHEPVIARPQSVAYRFQKAFRRHRTAFVTAAAVFLVVVAGTLVSGWQALRATNAERRAEDGRKREAVLRMNAERERESAIQLKARAELNEYVADVNLAHQSILGGNLSRAKELLARHQPEGKKRFEWRYLWNAAEDDHHQVIARETSSVLSLAASPELIVVGLRNVVNIYSPRTGERIMALAKPGNSVALSSSGLLATSGKNSVRVWRSSDWTETLSLTNCSAPVGFSRDGRLLAANSRGGIRVMDSSTGKLVAEIPNSMPPFALSPTGNAIAVDTREGILLWDLETLTTLRLFKDSKGVFNHSGYWMRDRTALVFSPDGQSVVAARNTLKNDSVFVLDVWAAETGEKATSIPPQSNTIEHTGTIAELAFAPGGELLASTSWDHSVRIWSFKTGQRVKTLHGNPSEIWTLAYAPDSAAVITGGKDGTVRRWPINPVTKETFYEGDWMPLRFSSNGETLVAIDDDSKVVAFNLQTGEPETLLQLGKVSPGKLAPAISGDLRVLVEPIASGFRIWDLQTTQSVHVANPDIVRSWALISPDGSSFVAAGKKDSLLWWNLRESAEPPMRLPGKAALFSGDGRVVVTLLDKSFERWDGRTRTGNAEFSMGVAYSVTAALALSHDGGVLAAGSEAVNDPENAIRLWDTTTGKLLGICRGHTQGIRWLAFAPEGETLASVSDDSTLRFWNVPTQQELISFQRLTNPAREIRFSQNGNWLAVKTLKGLELIDGSIIP
- a CDS encoding VWA domain-containing protein — protein: WCFVDQTELTREAPDWLHRVEQSHEPLIRKLRRQFYSLTRDWLRQRRQTSGSEFDLDAVVDSETERRSGHTPVEAIYLNRKRDLHDIAALVLLDVSYSTDAWIDNRRVLDVIRETVFCVGEVLEDYVEQFGIATFTSNTRRACSFEFIKPLAAPWRQTRGRLGAIEPRGYTRMGPALRHAQEQLLNTQASRKIVILVTDGRPCDYDRYEGQYGLMDVRKAIETGQAQGIRTHAFAVEKRAAECLPQMFTRHRYDIVPRPEILGSVMCRLFARLLAE